From the Flavobacterium gyeonganense genome, the window ATATTTACCATAACCTTCTGCTCCCGGGAAAGCAGGTGTGCCTTTTTCATTTCCTCCTGTGGCTCCCCAAAAAGCATAAAATACCTGATTACCAGTGGAGGTTGTTTCAATTTTTTTAATGGTGTTCGGTGATGTCGGTGATGTGGACCAACCGTAGAACGCATAGCCGAGCAGAGTTGGGACAGGTAAATTTACTGATGTCGCTTCGGTATATGCAGTTGGAGTTAAGCCTGTTAATGGCGAACCGTCGATTGCATTCAGATATGAAATAGTATAGGTATTAACCTCTTTAAATTCTGCTACATAAGTACTATTTGCAGCAATAGCAAAAGTAACCGGATTAGCTGTTGAAGCAGTTGTTCCATTACTATCTACCCATCGTACAAAGTTATAACCAAAGTTAGGAGCTGCTGTCAGGGTAATTTGAGTCCCTTCAACAAACTGGCTTCCAGGATGACTCGCACTTATGGTTCCCGATGAAGCCGGATTCACATTAGTTGCCAAAGTATACATAGCTCCATTAGTGTTATTGGTCACTTTTTCAAAATAATCAAAATTGCCTACATAGTTATTCCCAGTGACAGGTTTAAATACGAAATACAAATCATGAGTGCCTGTAGTTTTGGCTATACCAACAGGAAAAATTTGATACGTTGTCCAGTTTCCACTAGAAGTAGTATTGATGTTGGCTGTACCAATTAAAGTACCGGCAACTGCATCTATTCTTATTTCAACAGTACCAGCCAGAGTCCCAATTGTAGGCGAACCTGTTTGCGTTCTGCTAGCTGCTGCGATATCAAAACGGGTATCATATTCACTAAAAACATGTCCTGTGAATTTAATCCAATATCCATTTTTACAATTTCCGATATTCTTACCACCTGATAGAGCTGCATTTGTTTCTATCGATACTCCATTAAAAGCATCATAAGTTTCAGCTTCAATTCGCTGAATTGTTTGCGAAAATCCTATTACTGAAAATAGCATCAGTATTACGGAAATAAAATGTTGTTTTTTCATTTTTGGTTTAATATGGTTAAATAGTATGTCCGATTCTCACTAATTTTTAATTACTTTCACTTTGTAAACAGTTCCTTCTGTATTTTTTATATTAATAAGGTAAACACCAGATGTCAGCCTGCTCAAATCTATTGATTGGCTTGTGTTAGCTATGAAAACACCTTGTTTTACCTTTTGTCCCAGAATTGAATACACTTCGTAATTGACGCTTCCAATTCCTTCAGGCAATGTTAGATTGACAATATTATTTGTAGGTATTGGATATGCACTTACTTCTTTTGGTTTATTATTTGCCCCTAGACCCAAAGTACCGAAAGTACTGATAGCGCTTAAACCACCGTATTCACTAATAGCTTGAACTGTGTAAACATGATTTCCTCCTATTGCAGTGGTATCTTTATAAGTTGCATCAGTCGTAATTGCCAATACCTTGCCGTCTCTACTAATGACATAACAAATTGCATACTGATTATCATCCCATTTAAACGTGTTGTTTCCAAGATTCAAAAGATTTGCTGGAGCACTAATTTGTTCTACAACCAAACGCGGATCCCATTTGTCTGTACCACTCAAAACATTTTCGATAGTGTATTCATCAGCTTGTGCTTTGGTCAAAATTGGATTATAATTTCCTGTCTGAGCAATACCACTAACTGTAAATGTATTGGTTCTATTTGATGTATTAACGGCTATCCCGCTTCCATTTATGCTATTGTATTCTGCAAAAAGTGCAGGTAAAGTTCCCATACTCGCCCAACCTAATGTATTTGGCTCATTTACCATTGTAGTATTCAGATAAACAGCTCTTGGAGCATTTTGCCAGGGACGCCCTAAATAATAACTGGTTGTCGCAATAATGGTATTGTTATTAAAAATATAGCCGTACTGAACATCTGCAGTATGATTTGGAGCTACGATATAACCACCACCTGAAACCAATTTGCATTCTTCAAACCAGTGCGTTCCTCCTCCACAGATAAAATCTACATCACCTTCAATGGTTGATTTATAGTAAAAACTTCTGTTTCCACCTGTAACCTGAGTGTCTTGTCTGCTTCTTAGTTTGATTCCGTTATAAACATTTCGGTCTCCGGCAGGATTAAGAGCCGGTCGCTGACCAGCAGTAACTATACCGTCTTTATGCTCAATGGTTACATTTTCCATATATAAATCATTGGCTTCAATTGAAAGCACAGCATTTTTAATTCCCCATCCCGGATTTCCCTGAAGGATTACCTTATCTTTTGATTGTGCAATTAAGGACACATTATTTTTTCCTGATGGAAGCTGAAGTACAATCCCTTGAGGATTTGTGCCATCACCACCCAGATTATAAGTTCCGTTTGTAATCAGTACCAAAAATCGGGTTGATGAATTAGAAGGTGCAGCAGTAAATGCCTCTGCAATGGTTTTTACATATTTTCCTGAGGCTATTTGGTCAGTTGTTGCATTTGCATCGACAATCAAATTGAATACACGTTTTGCAGGAACCGGTTTTTCCATTGTTTTGAAGGATAGGGAAACTGCCGCAGCATTATTACCTGAAACATCGGTAACTAATCCGGCTGGTATGCTAAAAGTATATTGTGTATTATAGTCTAAACCGAAATAGCTGAATTTTACCGTTTTATTGACAAATTCCGCAGTTAAATTTTTCCCGTTCAATGTAGCCAAACCAGTACCTAACTTCACTTTTTCATCGTAATTAAGGATAATATTTCCGCTTGCACCAGCGGTTGTTGAAGCATTTGCAGGAAGTGAAGACAAAAGTACCGGAGCAATTACATCCGAAACCAAAACTTCCTCTGCTTTAATCATCACATTTGATAAAACCGTTGCTGTTACATCGGTTGCACTTCCATGTTTTGGCCCGTTCACATTCGGAAACCATCTGAGATATATTTTTTCTTTTCCTTCTGCTTCAGCTGGCAATATTCCTCCGATTGGAGTAACTGAGCTTGTATTTATGGTTGTTAAACCTGAAATGTTCTGAAAAGTCAGACCATCAAGTGAATATTGAAATGTCCATTCGTCACAGCCATAATAGTAACCAATCAGTCCTGATGAAACATTAATGTTTTTATATCCAACCGTTGAAAAAGAAGTCATAAAATAGAAGAAATCGCCTCTAACTGTATTCCAAACACAGAAACCATTTTTCCCGCCTCTGTTTTGCAGTCTCACATTTGGAGCAAACACATTATCGGTTACATTATAAGCCGATAGCTCAGGTTTGTTTTCAACTTTAGAAAATAATTCGGCAATTCTTGGATTGGCATACTGATCGTTTTTAAAGGTCCAGCCTGCTATAAATGTTGCGTTGTCATAAGTACCCGTGATAGTTCTATTTTGAGTCATTGCTACCGAAGTACTTAAAGCTGTTGATCCGTCAGACCAGTTATTGAATTTAATAATATCATTTTCAACCGCTGTAATGGTAACATTTGTTCCTGTTTCGTAAACAGAAAACGCGCCATCTTTACCCGCAGGAGAAACCGTATACTCACCTAAACCAAATGCCCCTGTAACATTTACATTTAAGGTATAGGTAGTAACTGCAGCATATTCTGCTATCAAAGTAGTATTTGAAGTAATCGTAAAAGTATATGGATTTGAAGTTGAAACAGGATTTCCATTACCATCTGTCCATCTAACAAAATTATATCCGAAGTTTTTATTTGCGGTTACAGTAACAGCCGTCCCATCAACAAAATTAGCTCCCCCGGGATTCGAAGAAACTGTACCTGATGCCGCAGGACTCACGTTAGTTGCCAGAGTATAAGTAATAGCACCCGGAATAGTCGTTACTTTTTCTAAATAATCTAAATTAAATAAATAACCGGTATTTGTTGGATGCTTAAAAACCAGATACAAATCATGTGTACCGGTTGTTGGTGTAATTCCAGTAGAAAACTTTTTGTAATCGCTAAATCCAGTTGATCCGCTTACTGTGACAGTTCCTATTAAAGTTCCTGTTGATGAATCTAATCGCAGCTCAATCGTTCCTCCGGTTGCTCCGGCTGCTGCGATATTAAAACTGCTGTCGTATTGATTAAATACATGTCCGGTGAAACTAATCCAGGTATTGTTTTTAATATATCCAACATTTTTTCCTCCGGAGAGCGCGGCATTATTTTCTGCTTTTGCTCCTGAAGCTGTATTAAATGCTTCTGCTTCAATTTTTTGAATGGTTTGCGAAAATCCCATTACTGAAAAGAGCAGCAGTAACAAGAACATAAAGTATTGTTTTTTCATTTGTGGTTTGGTTTTAGTTAGTAAGTTATTTTTTCCTGCTCCGATTTTAATTTCGGAGAAAGGTTCATTCATAATTTAATTCATTAGATTTAATTAGTTTGATAGTGATATAATTTCCTCAGTTCGAGTAATCCCGCCCAAAAGCGGGATTGTATCAGGAACAGTAAACTATCAAAACGTTTCCCGGTACATTTTTTCTTCTATTTCGATTACAGAAGAAGACTCGAATTGATTTTTTAAATATTTTTATTATAAACCTGAGCTTGGGACTAATCATTAGGGACTATTTACTAAGGACTAATCACTAATTACTCAATAAGTTTTACCTCGTCCTTAATCGATTCCAGCACTTTTATATCTTCATCAAAAGCCATTTTTTGACCGTTCTTCTTCAATGATATTTCTCTTGTGGAAGTACCCCCAACCCAAAAAAGCTGATTTTCTCCTGCTGATTTAAAACTTCCGACGTTTATATTCTGGCTATTTGAAAGACTGATTGCTATACCCGGTTTATCCAGTCTTAGATCAATATTTTCAAAATCAATTTTGCTTCCATAATTTATTTGGATACCAGCTTCTGCTCGAATAACCATGTTTTTAAATTGAAGGTTTTCAACAGGCATTTCCGGGATTCCCATAATTTTCAAAGCTTGTTTCGCTCCGCTTACATAAATATTTTTGAAATACATGTTTTTAAAGGAAGGAGTTTCTTCTGAAACCGCCATTTTTTCAACCGTGATTTCGCCTGTTTCCGGATCTTCATCAATTGCTTTTCCAAAATAATAAAGGTTGAAATTGATGGCATCTGTCGGGATATTGTTCATTTTTATATCTTCCATCCAAATGTTTTCAACCGCACCCCCACGACCTCTAACCGATTTAAATCGCAGGCCACAATCGGTACCGTTAAACGTTAGGTTCTTCACAAATATATTTTTAACACCTCCCGACATTTCGCTTCCAATTACAAAGCCGCCATGCGCATGATAGACTACACAATCTGTAATTACGAATAACTCCGTTGGTTTTCCACGATCCCTGCCTTCTTTATCTTTACCTGATTTTATACAGATTGCGTCATCACCCACATCAAAACGACAGTTGGTTACCTTACCGATTCTGCAGGATTCTAAATCAAGTCCGTCCCCGTTTTGAGAATACCACGGATTACGAATAGTTAGATTGCTCAACGTAACATGCTCACACATTAAGGGATTAACATTCCAAGCTGGGGAGTTCTGAAAAGTAACACCATCCAACAACAGTTTTTTACAATTCACAAGACTCACCATTACCGGGCGAAGTGCCTCCTTGTAAGGTTCCATATTTTCAACAGTGGCCCTTTTAGGAAGTTTATCTTTTTCTTCGTTGCCAATATAAGCTCCTTCTGAAGGGTACCAAATTTTACGGTCTTTAGATAATACGCCTCCGGATTTGACAAGTTCACTCCATTGTCCCGCTGTCATTTTGCCGATTTTAACCGGACGCCATGCCGAACCATTTCCATCAAAAATTCCTTCTCCTGTAATGGCTATATTTTCTAAACCAACTCCCATAATTGGAGATTCACAGCGAATCACCTTATTTCCTTCAAAATAGGATTCGATCAGTTTGTATTGTTTCACATCGCTTGTAAAAGAAATAAAAGCACCATTTTTGGTATGAAGATTTACATTGCTTTGCATCTTTATCGGACCAGTTGTCCACATCCCTGAAGGAATTACAACCACACCTCCACCCGATTTTGAGCATTTGTTGATGGCATCATTAATCGCTTTTGTACAAAGTTGTTCCGTATTGGGTACAGCTCCGAAATCAACAATATTCAAAGTGTCTTTTTTAAACTTTGGAAGCTGCACTTCCGGCATATCAAAAGGGAGTTTGCTTTCTGTTGAAACCTTGTTTTTTTGTTTGGATTTGTTTTGAGCAATAACCTTGTTCCCTGACAAAATAAGGGAACATATTACTAATCCGATAATGGAAACTTCTTTAATTTTTATCATAATTAATTTTTATGTTTTAATCGCTGCTATAATTTTTTGAAGCAGAAAAATCGGGTATTTTCAGCCGGTATAGTCCCGCTATTAGTTGCAATCTTGTAAGCCGAACCCCGGCTCACAAGGATTTCCACTGCTATCGGGGCTAGATGGAGATATTTTGTTTTTTCTGTCGGTGACAATTCAAATTATTTTTTGTCCAAAATCTTTTGCAATTCAATACCCGCCATAATAAATGGACCGACTGCCTTAGCATCATCATCCCTGATAGGTTCTGAAATATAATATTCAAATGAACCATCACGATCTTTAGGATTTTTCCCTCCTAATCCGGCAACGGCACAGCATTTTGTAATCGAAATAGTGCCGTCTGCATTTTCTTTTATAAACTGTTTCTGGATTCCGTTAAAACCAATTCTAGCCGATTTCAGAAACTTTGGACCTACATATCCTTTTCTATATGCTTTGGCAAAAGAATATACAAACATCGTCGAACAGGTTGATTCCAGATAATTGCCTTTGCGACCAGGCTCATCCATTACCTGCCACCAAACTCCTGAATTCTTTTCCTGAGCACTTCGGACAGCTGTAAATACTTTTTGCACTATTTTTATTAACTCTTTTCTCTTTGGATGGTGTGTTGGAACGAAATCTAAAATATCCACCAAAGCCATGCAATACCAGCCCTGAGCCCTTCCCCAAATGTGAGAGGAACGTCCGGTTTCTTTATTTGCCCAGAATTGCGCTTTCTTCTCATCATAACCATGAAAATTCAGTCCGGTTTTTGAATCAAAGGTGTGTTTTTGAATCAGTTCTGCCTGCAAAATGGCATCATCAATGGACTTCGGAACATTAAAAACGTCTCCATATTCTGCAGAAAAAGGATCTGCCATATACACACCGTCCAGCCACATTTGCCACGGATAACTTTTCTTGTGCCAATAACCGCCATCCGAGTTTCTTGGGTGGCCTTCCATTTGTTTATGGAGTGTATCCATTGCTCTTTTATAGCGCTCCTCACCCGTTTTCTTATAAATCTCGAAAAGTATTTTTCCTGAGTTTATTAAATCAAGACTGTACTTTTCCAGTTCATAACCTCCCAATATCTTTCCTTCCTTATCAATCAGCTGATCAGCATAGGAAAGCCCGTAATCCCAGTACTTTTGCTCTTTGGTATAATCATACAGCTTCTGATTCGCAAGCGTTACTAATCCATTTGTATAATTCCATTTAGGAAACTTTACGCCATCAAGGAATACCGGATTTGGAGTACGCTTTTGATCGGAATCTGCCATTTTCTTTGCCCATTCAATCGGTGTAATTTGATTATTATTTTGTTTTAATTGTCCAAATGAAGTCAAATGGCAAACAACTGATAAAAGCACACAATATTTGATTTTACGTATCATATTTTTAATTTTCTTCTACTCTAAACCAATCATAATCTGCATAACTGCTGTCACTAATCAGTTTCGTTCCTGTTGCAAAAAGTCCAATTTTTGCTCCTACCCAACGTCCTGCGCTTGGTTTGAAAGATTTCCCAAACTCTTTGAATTTTTTGCCGTCGGTACTGTAATAAAAAGTGACTTTACCATCATAAGGCTCTATGTTTTGCACCATTTGAACTTTGGCACGGAAAAACACATTTTTTTGATCAATAGGAATAGAAGTTATTTCTGTCTCGATATCTTTAGAAGTCCTGGCGTTTTTCATCTGGCGCTCTACCAACTTTAATTTTCCATCCTTGTCCTGTTCGATAGCGATATAGGAATAATCTTCACCAAACACTATTAAACCTGTTCCGGATTCTTTTGCATCGGGATTGTTTTCGAAACTAAGTTTTGCTGTAGCAGTAAAATTGGCACCCGGAAATTTTTGCAATAACAAATTCGGCATCATCCACATTGATTTTATATTCTCATTGCGTGGAATACAGTTAAGGCGCATAAATCCTAAATTAGCAGAAGACCATCCCCATTGCTGACCAGGGTTTTGATTAGCCTGCCATTGCCATTGCAATCCCAATTGATGACTGTTGAACTCATCAGAAGTAACCAATGGAGTCGCAGGATAATTTTTACCAACATTTGGTTTTGTATATTCCATAACGGGTTCTCCGATACCATCATTGTTGCTGTCTTTTCCCATCACTGGCCAGCCCTCTTTCCAGGTAACAGGCTGAAGATTCACAACTCGCCCATAAGCCCAACGATCCTGAAAGTGTATAAACCATCCGTCTCCGTTTGGTGTTTCAATATATCCACCCTGATGTGGTCCGTTCATTTTTGTATCACCCTGATGCAAAACAATTTTTGACTCATAAGGCCCCCAAACATTTTTAGAACGCATAGCCAATTGCCATCCCGGTTTTACACCTCCGGCAGGAGCCATAACCCAGTAATAGCCATCTTTCTTGTACATTTTAGAACCTTCTACAGTGGTATGACCATTATGTCCGTCAAAGACCATCGCCGGATTACCAATTAATCTGGTACCATCTGGCGTAAGTTCTGACAACATTAAAACGGTTTTTACAGCAGCACGGCTTCCTGCAAATGCATAAGACAGATACGCTTTTCCATCCTCATCCCAAAACGGACAGGTATCAATGATTCCTTTTGCTTCTTTTACCAATACCGGCTCTTCCCAAACACCGGCAGGGTCTTTAGTTTTGACCATGTAGATTCCAAAATCAGGATCACCCCAGTAAATATAATATTCACCATTATGATAGCGAATTGATGGAGCCCAGACACCATCTCCGTGACGAACAGTTTGATAATGTTCTACAGGAAATTGATTTTGTAATGCATATCCAATTAATTCCCAGTTTACCAGATCATTTGAATGAAGAACAGGAAGTCCCGGAGAACTGTTGAAACTGGAAGCGGTCATATAATAACCATCTTTCCCCGCACATACATCCGGATCTGAATAATCCACATGTAAAATAGGGTTCTTGTACTTTCCGTTTCCTAAGTCACCATTCCATCCCTGAGCATTTGCTCCTAATCCATAAACTGTCAAACCAATGGACAGTACTAATTGTTTTAATTTCATTTTAAATAGATTTAATCATCATGTTTTTACTAAAAAACATTTATATAAGAGGCACTGATTGTCTGCAAACTCATTGTATGGAGTATCAGCATTAGAAAAAACATGGTAGGAAAAGAAGTATCCGGGGTTGGGATACTTCTTTTTTTAACTAAACAATTAACCAGCAGGAATTAAGGAAGCCATCTAAGATCGCCTACTTTGTTTATAACAATTGGAGAGTTTGGATCTTTAATTGTTAAATCTCCTGCTTTTGGATTTACGAACAAGTCCTGTGCACTTATTCCTAATGCAGTGCCCTGAATAGCCGCAGGTCCCAGCAGATAATTTGTAGTGGTATAGTTATTACTGAAAGAAGTTGTACTGCCTGCAGCAATTGCCTGAATTAGTTTACCACTGGCAGAAGCTAATAATACATTCTTGAAAACTAACGTAGACCCTACAGCTGCCGGGATATTAATCAAGGAACGGTTATAAGCATAATCATAAATCGTTACATTACTGTATTCTAAATAAATTGGATAAGTAGATGTACCATAATCAAACAAGTTTTTAAAGTTGTAGGTATTATTGGTTGTTCCATAATAATCTCTCATAAAAGTACAGTTATTAAAAACTGCTCTTTTGAAGTTGTCTGCTCCTGCTGAACCCAGAACAAAGGTTCCATAGGTTCCGGAATGACCACCAACTTCATCCAAAGTACAATAGGTCATCTCAAAGTTCCCTACTTCTTTATATTTTCCACTTCCCTGATGTCTCCAGAAACCACGTTTGAAATTATTAAACACACAATTGTAGAATGTAATTTCCCCAATCGTCCATGAAGTTCCACTATTAAAGAAATAACTGGCATCAATGGTCTGATAAAAACGAATGTTTTCAAATGCTAATGAGGTCAAAAAGGATCCTTCTGTAATATTCCAGTTTCCATTCATTTCAATTTGAGGCATTGCTCCCTGTGTACCTCCCGTAAGTTTAAAACCTTTTGAAATAGTAAATGGGGTAATCTTGAATAACGAACCTGCTTCGAGAAAATATTCAGTTCCTTCCGGAATTGTAGCATCAGTATTGTTTTTTTTCAGCAATGCATCTAAATCATCCCCTTTCATCACCAAAATTTGTCCTGCTGATGGTCCTGCCGAACGAAAATTTACCTGATTGTATGGTCTATCATAAATACGTGGCTTATTATTGTCATAAACATTTACAGTGTAGGCTGTACTTTTTTCCAGACCTTCAATTTTAGCTTGTCCATTCGCTTTTTCTGCATCTGTTAGTTTGCGTCCGATAGCCGGAATTTCCTTAGACTGAGCTGGTGCCACAGAAATACTATCAACCGGATTTGCTGCATCTACTGTCCAGTTTACGGTTACTTCAGTTTCAGTTATATTTACTTTCTCTACAGGTTTCAATATTTGGGCATATGCCGGACGATCTTCTGTCAAAGCATTTGTGTAAGCCCATTGAGAATTGAATTTAGCATTTTCGCTATTCGCACGAACCCTAATATAAAATTGCGTTTTATACGGAATATCGTCCATCAAAATTTGTGTATCTGTAATCGTATACGATTTGAACAAACTGGAATAGTAATTGTCTAAGTGTAATTCTACCGTATAGGAAACAGCATCATTTACTTTGTACCATACTACAGCAATAGAATTACTTTTAACCACAGGCGCGGTAAGCACAAACTTAGGCTGAAACAAATCCCCAACCTTTGCATAAGCAAATTCGTCTTGCTGGCAAGAGTTTAACATTCCTCCAAGCAAAATCATGCTGAAGAATGATAAAATATAAATTGCTCTTTTTGAATTTTTCATAAATTAATTCAATTAATAGTTAAAACCATAATAATTTTGAATAGCTCCGCGATGATCCGAAATCACTTTAGAAGGATAAGGACATAAATAACGTAATGGATCATTGGGAGATTTACTTGCAGCATTGTTGAAATTTATGAAACCTCTAAAACTCCATTTAATTTCGTTATTTGGTTCATAAGCCTGAGTATCATTATTTAATGCATACCATTTTGTTGCAAAAAGTGTCTCTGTATATCCTGCTGGTTTAGCTTGTAAAACAGGATCAATTCCTTTGGTATCTAAAATTATTTTACTTGGGTTATTAGCGTCCGGATTTGGAATCTCTTTCCAGTAAACACTTCCCGGAACATTATCTACACCAGGCACATAAGCACCATTGGCTACCTTGCCCCAGTTCACAAATTTGTTGTATTGATTGTAAATTACTTCACTATATTTATTCCAGCGTGCTAAGTCAAACTTACGCTTGCTTTCTCCGCCAAGTTCCCAGGCACGCTCATCCATAATCGCCTGAAAAAATAAATCAGGATTTGATTTGGAAGCTACGTAACCATCTACTTTTGCTGCCCAGTCTGCCTGACTGAATGCTCTGCGGCGCACTCTTTTTAAAGCTTCCTGAGCATCCTGGCGCGGTCCAAATCTTTCATTAACAGCTTCTGCGTACATCAAGAGTACATCAGCAAATCGCATCCATGAGTAGTTGATACCTGTTCCTTTTTGACTTGTACTGCCAAGTGGAGAGGTGTAAAGTTTTGACCATTTTCCAACAGCCAACTTAGCTAAATCCAAACGAATTACCTGTTTCAAATTTGCGTCATACGAATAAGGTGCGCAAGTGATATCACGTCTCAAATCTTTGCTATCAAACGAGTACAAATAGGTTCCTGCTAAATTAACATTTCCTGAAGCGCTTCCGTAAGCATGGTTTCCCTCCACAATCGGAATACCAACAGCATAACCATATTCACCGGAAACACCTCTTAATAATGGTAATGAAAATATAACGTCATCATTAACCATTTTTTGCCAATTGTTTTGCCCAATCCAAAAATTACGGTAACTCAATTTCAGGTCATGCTGACCTTCATTAATTACTTTACCCAGGTATTGGATGGCAATATCATAATACAATTCATGGTTTTCTCCACGAACCATATGACCAATACTTGCCGGATCACTATCAGGACGCAAAGTCCATCCTCCGCGGGTAAGTGCAAGTAAACCAATCAAACCCTGGTTAAAGCTTCTTGATGCACGCTCCGGACCATAATCTATTGCGCTTGCATATTGCATTAACGGCTCAGCAGACTTTAAATCATCGATTAGAAATTCAAGAATTTTGTTTCTATCCGTAACTCCTACCCTAAAATCATCATCACCCGTAGATGATGTAGTACGAAACACAACATCACCCCAAATGCGTATCATATCTAAATATACCATTGCACGAAGTGTTTTAACCTCTCCATACATCTGTGTGATATTTGAAGGCTCGGTTTTACTGGCGTTCTTAAAAAGATCGGAAC encodes:
- a CDS encoding pectinesterase family protein; translation: MNEPFSEIKIGAGKNNLLTKTKPQMKKQYFMFLLLLLFSVMGFSQTIQKIEAEAFNTASGAKAENNAALSGGKNVGYIKNNTWISFTGHVFNQYDSSFNIAAAGATGGTIELRLDSSTGTLIGTVTVSGSTGFSDYKKFSTGITPTTGTHDLYLVFKHPTNTGYLFNLDYLEKVTTIPGAITYTLATNVSPAASGTVSSNPGGANFVDGTAVTVTANKNFGYNFVRWTDGNGNPVSTSNPYTFTITSNTTLIAEYAAVTTYTLNVNVTGAFGLGEYTVSPAGKDGAFSVYETGTNVTITAVENDIIKFNNWSDGSTALSTSVAMTQNRTITGTYDNATFIAGWTFKNDQYANPRIAELFSKVENKPELSAYNVTDNVFAPNVRLQNRGGKNGFCVWNTVRGDFFYFMTSFSTVGYKNINVSSGLIGYYYGCDEWTFQYSLDGLTFQNISGLTTINTSSVTPIGGILPAEAEGKEKIYLRWFPNVNGPKHGSATDVTATVLSNVMIKAEEVLVSDVIAPVLLSSLPANASTTAGASGNIILNYDEKVKLGTGLATLNGKNLTAEFVNKTVKFSYFGLDYNTQYTFSIPAGLVTDVSGNNAAAVSLSFKTMEKPVPAKRVFNLIVDANATTDQIASGKYVKTIAEAFTAAPSNSSTRFLVLITNGTYNLGGDGTNPQGIVLQLPSGKNNVSLIAQSKDKVILQGNPGWGIKNAVLSIEANDLYMENVTIEHKDGIVTAGQRPALNPAGDRNVYNGIKLRSRQDTQVTGGNRSFYYKSTIEGDVDFICGGGTHWFEECKLVSGGGYIVAPNHTADVQYGYIFNNNTIIATTSYYLGRPWQNAPRAVYLNTTMVNEPNTLGWASMGTLPALFAEYNSINGSGIAVNTSNRTNTFTVSGIAQTGNYNPILTKAQADEYTIENVLSGTDKWDPRLVVEQISAPANLLNLGNNTFKWDDNQYAICYVISRDGKVLAITTDATYKDTTAIGGNHVYTVQAISEYGGLSAISTFGTLGLGANNKPKEVSAYPIPTNNIVNLTLPEGIGSVNYEVYSILGQKVKQGVFIANTSQSIDLSRLTSGVYLINIKNTEGTVYKVKVIKN
- a CDS encoding glycoside hydrolase family 28 protein, with product MIKIKEVSIIGLVICSLILSGNKVIAQNKSKQKNKVSTESKLPFDMPEVQLPKFKKDTLNIVDFGAVPNTEQLCTKAINDAINKCSKSGGGVVVIPSGMWTTGPIKMQSNVNLHTKNGAFISFTSDVKQYKLIESYFEGNKVIRCESPIMGVGLENIAITGEGIFDGNGSAWRPVKIGKMTAGQWSELVKSGGVLSKDRKIWYPSEGAYIGNEEKDKLPKRATVENMEPYKEALRPVMVSLVNCKKLLLDGVTFQNSPAWNVNPLMCEHVTLSNLTIRNPWYSQNGDGLDLESCRIGKVTNCRFDVGDDAICIKSGKDKEGRDRGKPTELFVITDCVVYHAHGGFVIGSEMSGGVKNIFVKNLTFNGTDCGLRFKSVRGRGGAVENIWMEDIKMNNIPTDAINFNLYYFGKAIDEDPETGEITVEKMAVSEETPSFKNMYFKNIYVSGAKQALKIMGIPEMPVENLQFKNMVIRAEAGIQINYGSKIDFENIDLRLDKPGIAISLSNSQNINVGSFKSAGENQLFWVGGTSTREISLKKNGQKMAFDEDIKVLESIKDEVKLIE
- a CDS encoding glycoside hydrolase family 88/105 protein; the encoded protein is MIRKIKYCVLLSVVCHLTSFGQLKQNNNQITPIEWAKKMADSDQKRTPNPVFLDGVKFPKWNYTNGLVTLANQKLYDYTKEQKYWDYGLSYADQLIDKEGKILGGYELEKYSLDLINSGKILFEIYKKTGEERYKRAMDTLHKQMEGHPRNSDGGYWHKKSYPWQMWLDGVYMADPFSAEYGDVFNVPKSIDDAILQAELIQKHTFDSKTGLNFHGYDEKKAQFWANKETGRSSHIWGRAQGWYCMALVDILDFVPTHHPKRKELIKIVQKVFTAVRSAQEKNSGVWWQVMDEPGRKGNYLESTCSTMFVYSFAKAYRKGYVGPKFLKSARIGFNGIQKQFIKENADGTISITKCCAVAGLGGKNPKDRDGSFEYYISEPIRDDDAKAVGPFIMAGIELQKILDKK
- a CDS encoding glycoside hydrolase 43 family protein; the encoded protein is MKLKQLVLSIGLTVYGLGANAQGWNGDLGNGKYKNPILHVDYSDPDVCAGKDGYYMTASSFNSSPGLPVLHSNDLVNWELIGYALQNQFPVEHYQTVRHGDGVWAPSIRYHNGEYYIYWGDPDFGIYMVKTKDPAGVWEEPVLVKEAKGIIDTCPFWDEDGKAYLSYAFAGSRAAVKTVLMLSELTPDGTRLIGNPAMVFDGHNGHTTVEGSKMYKKDGYYWVMAPAGGVKPGWQLAMRSKNVWGPYESKIVLHQGDTKMNGPHQGGYIETPNGDGWFIHFQDRWAYGRVVNLQPVTWKEGWPVMGKDSNNDGIGEPVMEYTKPNVGKNYPATPLVTSDEFNSHQLGLQWQWQANQNPGQQWGWSSANLGFMRLNCIPRNENIKSMWMMPNLLLQKFPGANFTATAKLSFENNPDAKESGTGLIVFGEDYSYIAIEQDKDGKLKLVERQMKNARTSKDIETEITSIPIDQKNVFFRAKVQMVQNIEPYDGKVTFYYSTDGKKFKEFGKSFKPSAGRWVGAKIGLFATGTKLISDSSYADYDWFRVEEN